From Solanum lycopersicum chromosome 4, SLM_r2.1:
gaattttaatccGATTTGCTAGTTGTTTTAAAATGTAGTAATAAAAACTATCCATATATGGtcattttattctaaattattatatccccatatttatgaaaattcaaattttatttattaacaatttaaaaaatatttaatataattaaatatatgttgaaaTTTCAGAAGGTTTCATCATTATTAAAGAAGACACGTGAAATTGACTTTCAAATGATATCATCGATAggttattaattattgtaacgTCTGAAAAATGAACAGacaaaattcttaaaatattgaGGCTTTgaatctatttttctttatatatttaatcttattttaacaacataataatatttcaGAATAACGACTCTCGTTTTAACCTTGTGGACGAAGAGAGATTGCTTCTAAAAGATCTTTTGACTCAAATGCaataattctaaatataaagaagaaaatatagcGAGTCACAACAATGCAAAGTCTATCTGAAGGAAGCAATAACTACAGTAAAATATTGTAATAATCGAGACACAATACATAGtatactaggatagaatattgaaatttaataatGATGAATATCAAAACACGACTACAATAAGTACAATGGGTGACATGAACAACCTTATCAAGGCGATACTACACTACCTATTAACCTTTTACGCTAAAACGTATTTTTCACATCTTACTATCTAAAGTCAAGTCTTTTGTAATATGAAATTGAGTCATATTCTATTTTATTACTTCTACCCAATAATTCTTCCTCTTTAATACTGTCATTCATGACCATGATAAACATAATacatttctattattttctattgatttttttattgttagatAAACTGGAAATTGAATAGATCAAACtaaatgattcaaaataaaaaaaatgaaaaattgagtTGTATCAAATTGGATTTGTTTTGTATTAACCTAAGAATTTTAAAATCCCTTCCCAAATGTGGGATTTGTTCCACAGTTGAAAATTGTTTCTCAAAtccaaaataatcatttaaaatatttgtttatattcctagtcattttgatatatttaatggGATTGACGATAATATTTTATTCGAGATTTACAAGAAGAATCTATAATGAGATAATGTAATTTACAAATAAGCTAACAAGCTATGAATGAAAAGAGTCACATATATTCCTATATTGTCAGAAATTGTTCAAAATACCCTTCGTTATATTTTTGGATCGAATATACCATTCACATTATACTTTCAATCCAAATATATATCTCTTTAcaatgttaaataaattttctattattttaatgGAGAACACAAGTCAAGCTTCGAACAAATTATGGCATAGAACAAAACTTGCTAAAATTGAGCTTTGTATCTAATATAAGTAAATTTGTTCCTAAATATAATAGTACAAAGTTATATATGACTCAAAAAATATAACGAAGAGTATATTTAAACTATTCATGATAGTACACAGGtatatttgacctttttttcaTTAACAGAAATTGAAGGGCAAAAAATTACGAGATTAGTTCCAATGCTTAGGGAATACAAGGAGACAACAATGCTCGAGTATTTAATAACCTTGAACCCTAATTCTCGATCTTCATAACCTCATTTCTAAGGTCATGTCTTCGCTAAGTCATGCCCTATCTAATAACCTTACTCCATTACTTCTTTGGCTGGCCTCTAATGCCCGCCACTGCCAACCTCTCACACTTCCTTACTAGGACATTTTTCTATTTCCTCTTCACCTGACCGAACCATCTTAATCTTGCTTCCAGCCATATCTTGTCAAAGATGGCGAACCATTTTATTACGATATTAGTTTTTGGGAACGTGCATTGCAcgtttgttttttattattattattaattttctatatcttaaaaagttgaattataaaatagaaaatgctgaaattaatttatattttattcactaAAGGTAAGTAGATGATATACTCTAGCATTTTTATTATCCTTCATTTATAGTTTCTCACTCTCTTTTCTTCTCATGTTGAAATTTAATTGTGCAATTACCTTCAAGACTCACAAAAAACAAAGTCTTAACGGCGACTTTTACTTGACTTAGTGGCGGTCTTAGTTGCCACAAAAACCAATCTTTAGCGTAAACCTTTATCAATTTTAATGGTTGTCTTTAAATGCTACTAAAACTGATCTTTAACGGCGACTTTATCTGATTAGTGGCAGTTTTAATTACCACTACTTACCTTTAGCGGGGactattatttgttttagtGGCTGTTTAAGTTGCCACTAAAACATTTCTTTAGCAGTGACTTTTATATGATTTAGTGGCGGTTTTAGTTGTTACTAAAACTTACCTTTTGCAGCGAGAAATATTGGTTTTAGTGTCGGTTTAAGTTGCCTAAATTGATATTTAGCGGCGACTGTAATTTGTTATACTGGCGGGTTTAGTTGCTAGTAAAACATACCTTTAGCGGTcaccattatttattttagtgaCGGTTTTAAGTTGCTACTAAAACCGACCATTTAGCGGtgacttttatttgattttgtggCAGCTTTAGTTGCCACGAATGACCTTTAGCACCGACATGTATTTTATTTAGTGGCGGTTTTAGTTGCTACAAATACTTATCTTTCAAGGcgacttttatttgttttagtggCGGTTTTTGTTGCTTCTAAAACTTACTTTTAGCGGCGattgttatttgttttagcGGCGGTTTAAGTTGTCCACTAAAATTGTCCTTTAGCGGCGACTGTTATTGATTTTAGTTGCCACTATAATTGTCCTTTAGTGGCGACTGTTATTGGTTTAAGTGGCAATTTAAGTTGTCACTACACTTGTCCTTTAGCAGCGACTGTTATTGGTTTTAGTTGTCCCTATTTCTTACCTTTAGCAGTGagttatttgttttagcttctctGACTACCTATATTTAGGGCGATCATTATTTGTTTTAGTGGCGGTTTacactaaaacaaaaatgacCTTTAGCGGCAATTGTATTTTTAGCCAAATCAAGTTAGTGAAATATATCTATCagttgttttagttttattgAGTTTGTTACATTGGTGCTTTCACTGAGTTCCATCTAGTAATGGTATCGTTGGCTCAACTTGCGGGTTGGGATCATTTGGTAGATAAATTGTTTATTCGTTTTCATAGCGGGAAAGCTCCTCACAGTCGATTCGCCTTTCTTTAGTAGGCTTGGTCCTGTTTCACCTGATCAATTCAGATTAGCATTTCCATTTGATCCTGGCTCTCGTTTACTTACCATGTTTCTTAGAGTTACAAGAAACTCTGTATTTTGTCTCGCTTCGGACAACTTAGATCATAATAACTTCATTATGTCAAGTGGGATTCTTTCATTTGGGTTGGTAAAGGACATGACCTATGTCTTCCTGGTTTCTTCTTGTCAAAATCGAGAGAATTGGGCAAGGCGGAGAAAATACAGGGGTTGCTTGAGGCATTTGCTGCATGATATTCGGAGCAGTTTCCCAATATTTTCGTCCACAAAGATGATGTGCTCTTGCTTGCTATGTTGGTGTTCATGTATTAAAGCCAACTTCGTTGTATCTTGTCTTTGATCCTGGTCCATATCTTGATGATGATATATTTCCCAATATTCTAGTCAACAGAGATGATGTGCTGGATGACATCTCTGTTGTTTTTGGAGTCGTAGAGATGAAGGATGTTTGGAGAACATGTATCAAAAGATCCCTTCTTGTTTCCAAAATTGCAGTATGCATATACTTCTGTATGCAATATTTCAAAGGGGCTCTATACAGCCTTTCGCCAAACAACGATTATGGCTGGGGCATGACTCTTCAACCTTATTCTTATTCCTCACCAGTAGTTAAATGGCGGGGTGAACACCTTTGTGGTCTTGAGTGGCAACATTTAGGTACTGATGCATCTGACACTTCAGCAGTTCCTTGGAGTTTCATTTAGCACATAATCACACGTTCATCGAGATTGTGCCTATATTTTTATACTTAACGGAAGGGTCTTGAGCATAAACCTTCAATGAATCTGATGTTACTATTTACCATCACCTACAGCGGAGAGCATCTCAGTACATGGTACGATGGAGGAAGCGAGTATATTGGCATAATCGAAAAACCATGTCAGAGTTGACATATTGCACATGATTATCAGAATAACATGGAAAAGCTTTTGATGTCTCACATTTTTTCAAGACCATATCATGGAAAGTTGATGCAGGCACCGGTTTTTTTGATTGCACACAACTGGAGAACTATGCCCCATTGTTTAGACACAAAAGTTTGTTGTTACTAATGCAAGTGTTTACGCTCGTTGCTATGATTATGCACGTCTCCTCAAGGTCCGTAGCAAATAAGAAGTTTTCTAATAGCTAACGGATGCCACAAAACTAGTTATTCTAATATGTCAGTGAAGCTTTAACagataataaaattacatatagcAAGCAATCAATTCTGCCTGGGGCTGATGCGAGCTCGCAGTGGATTCTTCATAGTGAAGGTAAAATCTAACCTCTCCGTTAAATCAACGTCGTCTCCCTCCACAGTCTTCCACTCGAAACACCGAATCAAGTTAGCAACGAAGTATTCTAAATGAAACATAGCAAAGTCATAGCCCGGACATATTCTCCTCCCTACGCCGAATGGCATCATCTTGATCTCTCTGCTTCCTCTTATATCAAACGTCTCGTCATCCACCAAGAACCTCTCTGGTCTAAATTCCATCGGATCCTCCCACACGTTCGGGTCTAATCCCATCTCTCTCGCCATGAAATAGATTATTGCGTTCTTTGGTAACGCGTACCCATTCAATTCCATTTCCTCTGTTACTCTATGTGGTAACAGAAAATGCGATGGTGGATGAATCCTTAAACATTCCAGGATCACTGCTTTTAAATAGTACAATTTCATCGAATCCTCTGCTTTCACAATTTCTTCATACACCTTTTCCTGAATCGCAGGGTACTTAACCAAGTACGCCATTATCCACTGCAACGCGCTGGATGTTGTATCGCTAGCTGCCCCGAGGAACTCAACACAGAGCGTAACAATCTCTTCGTTAGTTACTCTCCTCTTCTCCTCTGGTAGTTCCAAATTCAGCAACGTATCGATGTAGGAAACCGTTTCCTCTTCCTCTTGACGAACTCCTGAGTTGAATCTTTCGATTTTGTACTTTATTCTACGTTCAATTAGGGGTGTGAATACGCTATCCACCTCTTTTCGTAGTGCAATGAGCTCCTTCCAACGGTTTCTGAAGATCAATTTCCCGACTCTAGGGAAAATGTCAAGTATTTTGAATCGTATCGTAGCTAAAAGTGCACGATGTTGTACATCCATAATTTGATTGATTTGAACATCGTCAAGCTTTTCACCGAAGCACATGAATGCAAGAAGACTAAAGATGGCGTGCTTTATATGATCAAGTAAAATCACTCCCGTTTTAGAGTCAGATTCATGATTTATCTTTTGAACAAGGATATTTAATGCCCAATCAACTCGAAATTTTGATTGGGACGTGGTACGTAACATTTCCGCCCTAAGGTTCCTACGTAGCACCCGCCACGTAGGTCCATACGAGGCGGTATTGATGGTTCGTTGATTGCTACTTAAAAGGAGACTGGTTGGTGATTCGAGTGGACGATCGGAGCATCGAGCACCGAGTTGGATTAGAGACTTGTAGGCTAAAGAGTGGctactaataaaaatagaaatagtaGTACCTATTTTGAGGGTAATAATAGGACCATATTTAGGTATGAGTTTTTGTAATATAATTTCAATATCATATAAagatttatttatcaataatgGTAAATTTCCAATAAATGGAAATGAAAAAGGTCCTGGTGGGAGTTTTTTCTTAGTTTTGGAATTTgagaagaacaaaaataagaaattaaacagAAAGATGAGAGtaataagaaaaatgatgaaCCAAGAATCCATTATTTGGGGTTATGTCacaaaaaagaaagagttaGTCTTAATTTATAGTCAGttctaaaaaggaaaatatattataatgaaatgatatataattacgtaaatatttattatttcttttaaaatttaaatttttattttttttatcttaaaaattttatcgaatcaaactatattatataaaaatgtgaATGGAGGGAGTATGAGTTATGGGCAGgttattttattgaattgtttGCTTTGTTGTACAAAGGTTCACCACTTATTTTCTCTGCCAATAATAAATTCTGacttaaatatttgatttttctgGCGGCACCAATTTCGAGCTATAACATTGTTTATTTAATAGGTGTATAAGTTTGATATTTGCACTGAAGcgttgaaaaaattaattaaaatttttgattatCCGTTAAGatttacattatatttttgAGGATTTTATTAAGGTAAAAGGGGCTAATATATTAATTCAACAGGTTTATAGGTTCAGTATTTGCATATAAAGCCTTGAAAGCTTTATATCAAGCATTTTCCGTGAGAATTCTATTAAggtaaaaaggataaatatatcttttaactGTGTGATTTAAAATTGTTAAGATATATCCAAAATAGTAGATTGAATTCCGTATAAAATACAAATCCTAcatcaacaatcatattatGTTTGCGTATGACATCAATTGTGAAGAATTCGAACAACTTTAAAACAAAACACAACAAAATTTTACTAGTTCATAGTAGTAACAAGCAAGTAGACTTGCCGCGTACAAATAAGTAAGACTTTACTATGAAACCGacaaatgtataaataaaaagtttgtcttcattaagtaaaaataaacaagGCAGGAGTCTCATTTCATCTAAAAGGGAGAAGCACTTTTTACGTGAACTTTTTTCATACTCAAAACATGAACATGAGACATCAATATAGTTAAGGGTGCATTGAGGCCGAgactaatttaaaatttagaatttatgaattttaaattagaaaagaaCTTATTGGATTTGAGTTAATTATTTAGTCATATCAATGaattttttaacataaatatataattttaggtAAAGTTATTAAggttttcaatttcttttttttgttcacCTAATGGTTTGTTATGTTTCAATTGTTCTTTTGgtttgtttgttattttaacATCTAATAGTTTGTTATGTTTCAATTGTTCTTTGGTTTGTTCAGGATAGTGTATAATCATTTCAATAAAGGTGTGCACAAGTGAATTATTActgagtctttttatttttgtattttttacttAGCGTATTGAGTTCATATTTCGAATTGTATACTATAGGGTTTATTTAGATGGGACACTCATAACAtgattttttccatatttatgCCTCAAACTCAAGACTTTTGATTTATAAGGATGGAGAAGTCCAATTACTGTACCCTAACCCATGTTGGTATAATTACGAGTCGTGTTGCTTATATTCTTTAAAGATCGTATCGAATTgactttgattattttttttaaaaaaaaatatcaaaccaaactcTACGAACTTTatcgcaaaaaaaaaatatttaaaaaaacaatcttCCACATACCAAGTTACATTTATACCCTAGGGTGAACGATAACAAATTGGTTTTGAAAGCATTCACTAAGCAGAgtaaaatttgagaaacattGCCCTTACGTAATATTAATCGAAGAACCGAATTAGTTTGTCTTTcgatttttgatatttatgttcATGTCTAACTAGATCTTTTAAGAATCTAATGAAAGCGACATCTTGATTAAATATCTCTCACTTAGGATGTCATTATAAGATAATTATTGTCAAAGCATAAATTGTTGGGTTTTGAAATGTGTAAATGAAATAGAATAGTTGCATTTCTATAGTAACTTCCTTCGAAATAAAACTTTGTGAAAATTTGATAACCATTGCCCATACGTCAAAATCTAAGAACTGAATTAGTTTGGCTTAATTcgatttttgatatttatgtcCATGTCTAACTAGATCTTTTAAGAATCTAGTGAAAACGATATCTTGATTAAATATCTCATACTTAGGATGTCATTAATATAAGTTAATCATTGTTAAAGTATAAATTGTTATGGTTTTAAAAGGTgcgaatgaaaaataaagagttgcgactttataGTTACTTCCTTCAAAACCAATCCTTATGAAAATTTGATAACCATTGCCCTTATGTCATAATCTACTAACCGAATTAGTTTAGCTTAATTcgatttttgatatttattttaatgtctaACTAGATCATCTTGATTAAATATCTCTCACTTAGGATGTCATTATAAGATAATTATTGTAAAAGCATAAACTGTtggattttaaatgaaaaagtatAGTTGCATCTTTATAGTAACTTCCTTCGAAATCAATCTTTGTgaaaatttgataattattgCCCGTATGTCAAAATCTATGAACCAAATTTAGTTTGgcttaatttgatttttgatacTTATGTCCCTGTCTAACTAGATCTTTTATGAATCTAGTGAAAACGACATCTTGATTAAATATGTCATACTTAGGATGTCATTAATATAAGTTAATCATTGTCAAAGCATAAAATGTTGGGTTTAAAAATGTGTGAATAGAAAACGAAGAGTTGCGTCTTTATAGTAACTTTCTTCAAAACCAATCTTTGTGAAAATTTGATAACCATTGCCCTTATGTCATAATCTACAAACCGAATTAGTTTGGCTTAATtcatttttgatatttatgttcATGTCTAACTAGATCGTGTAAGAATCTAATGAAACGACATCTTGATTAAATATCTCTCACTTAGGATATCATTAATATAAGATAATCATTGTCAAAGCATAAACTATTGGGTTTTACAAggtgtgaatgaaaaatgtatagTTGCATCTTTATAGTAACTTCCTTCGAAATCAATCTTTGTAAAAATTTGATAACCGTTACCCATATGTCAAAATCTAAGAACCGAAATATTTTGGCTTAATTCGATTTTTGGTATTGATGTCCATGTCTAACTAGATCTTTTAAGACTTTAGTGAAAACGATATCTTGATTAAATATCTCATACTTAAGATgtcattaatataattaatcattGTCAAAGCATAAACTATTGGGttgtaaaaggtgtgaatgtAAAATGTGTAGTTGTAACTTTATAGTAACTTCCTTCAAAACCAATCTTTGTGAAAAATTGATAACCATTGCCCTTATGTTATAATCTAAGAATCGAATTAGTTTGGCTTAATTcgatttttgatatttattgttttctaaactcaaaaaaataaacaataatatgCCTAATAAATTGTACAATACCTCGTGAAGATGGTAGTATTCTATATTGTTAGAAGAGAGTCTCAAAGCAATAGCAAGAGGTTTTGTGTTATCTATAGAGTATGAGTTGCGTAAGTTAAATcagtaatatatatttgtatcgCGATAGAATGcttatatttaaatatgaattaagAAATTTCAGCCTTCTAAAATTACTAAATtccaattttatatttataatttataaatgttgaatgaacattttaaaacaaaatataaaatttaaattaaagttactGAATTATATTCTACTTTAATCACACCTCACACAAAAAAAGAAGCcacatcaaacaaaaaaaaatataaaaaatatatgtatgataCTCTCTCTATTAAACAAAATAGTTGTTCATTATTAAATAGACGCACctcttaagaaataataaataatagagtaatattaatattatgtatCGTTTgatcatattaaatttaatactttaGGAAATGTGTTAGATGATAAATAGTATTGAATGACAAGCATAGAATAGATACAAAAATTAAAGGgagaagggtcaaatatgcccctaaactattcgaaaaggtttagatataccccagtttaaagtttggtccatttataccctcgccatccaacttttggtctacatacgCCCTTTTCGGCGTTAGTTGGCCAACtcgaaatatccaactcattttacttttatttaaatgccaaatgaattttccacgtcatttttatgtattatcacttgaatttatattcaagggaaaagggtcaaatatgcccctaaccTATTcaaaaaggtctagatataccccgtttaaagtttggtcaatTTATACCCTCGCCTTTCAACTTTTGatctacatatgcccttatgggtgttagttggtcaattcgaaatatccaactcattttacttttctttaaatgtcaaatggatttttcacatcatttttatatattattacttgacatttatattaaaagagaaagggaTCTTTTATGCCCCTAACTATCCGacctaattttaaaacacatatacgacccGTCTTTTAAATAATCTATACAACCCGACCCCTTTTTTCAAATACCCTATATGGGTCGGATTAGggcataattgaaccatttaaatgGCGAACACTATCGTGCTCTGATTGAAACCGCCGAGGAATCAATGGCACGACAACTGAAGGAAAAGGAAGTCGAGGTTTGAAAAGCGTTTTGGCGCAACACAGAGCTGGAGGCGCAAACCTGGCAGGCAAGGACTAGAGCGGAGGAATTCACCGCAACAACGTTACAGACACAACTGCAAGCTGCAACATGCGACGATGATGTAAATAATAGAATAATTCACACATATATGAGTCGGGTTAGGggcataattgaaccatttaaaagacggtcgtatatgtgttttaaaattg
This genomic window contains:
- the LOC101265325 gene encoding cytochrome P450 89A9-like — encoded protein: MDSWFIIFLITLIFLFNFLFLFFSNSKTKKKLPPGPFSFPFIGNLPLLINKSLYDIEIILQKLIPKYGPIITLKIGTTISIFISSHSLAYKSLIQLGARCSDRPLESPTSLLLSSNQRTINTASYGPTWRVLRRNLRAEMLRTTSQSKFRVDWALNILVQKINHESDSKTGVILLDHIKHAIFSLLAFMCFGEKLDDVQINQIMDVQHRALLATIRFKILDIFPRVGKLIFRNRWKELIALRKEVDSVFTPLIERRIKYKIERFNSGVRQEEEETVSYIDTLLNLELPEEKRRVTNEEIVTLCVEFLGAASDTTSSALQWIMAYLVKYPAIQEKVYEEIVKAEDSMKLYYLKAVILECLRIHPPSHFLLPHRVTEEMELNGYALPKNAIIYFMAREMGLDPNVWEDPMEFRPERFLVDDETFDIRGSREIKMMPFGVGRRICPGYDFAMFHLEYFVANLIRCFEWKTVEGDDVDLTERLDFTFTMKNPLRARISPRQN